Below is a genomic region from Bacteroidales bacterium.
ATTGTGCATCCACTATTTTACCTTCGATCGACACTTTTGATAATGCTTTAATGGTATCGTTAAACGTCAAAGTATCTTTTCCGTTGATTTTTGTAACAACAACTCGATTTGTGGGAATGGCTAGCTTTGCCGCAGGATCTCCTAGAAGCGTAAAATTTTTCAGGGGACTGCTACTACCATTATCATTTTTACAAAACATCATGATTTCACCCAAAGCTGGATAAGATCCTTGCTGGAATTGAAAAGCTTTTTTAAAAAAAGATTTATTCAATGCTTCATTAAAGGAAGAAAATGCAAGTCGTGTGGTCGTAAACAATGCTACCGCTCCCCCATTCGGATTTAAAAAAAGATACTCGCCGGCAGACGTACGTTGAGGATCATCAAAACGACTAAATTCACAAGTTGCAGTGACAAATAAAGGTAAATTACAACGATTCCCAAAATTTTGAATGGTAGGTACATCAAGAATGCGCTCCAACGCCCATCCTACCTCACCTCCGTGTCCGGTATAATTTACAATTAAAGCGCCTTTTTCAACTCGCTGACGGATAGCCTCATTCATTTCCGGAGCACGTTCACCGCCCGAAGTGCTGATCTGTGGGTACGCAGGTAAATAAATTTTTTCTAGATTAAAAACATGATATGTTGTATCGACATACCTGGCCAAACGTTCAGACTGATTAAAATGTAAATTACCATCACCATCATCACAAACAAAAGTAACCCAATTTTTCCACTCTGCAAAATTGGAAACAGGACATCCAGCAGTTGTACAATTCCCATTAGTAGAAGGCAACTTCTCCCGTAACAAATATCTCTTTGTCTTATCTACCATGGCTTTGGCCTCATCCACAGTTTTTACAGGAAAACGACCTATTCCAATATCCAACGAACCTAATGCGTCTTGACCTTCTCCATCATCTAAAAGCCCAAAAAAATCATCTGTTAAATATGAAGATGTAGGACTCAAGGAATTTTGAGTCTGAAATGTGGGAACAAAATTTGTATTACCTGAAGTTATGTCAAGATAATCATAGGATGCATCGCCAAAAAGCAAAAGGTATTTGGGTAATTCATCTGCATTCTGTGCTCTGTCATAAAACATCTTAATAAAATTCCGAATAGCTGAAATATCTTGCTTTCCTGAAGAAAATTCTTCATAAATCTGCTGAGGCGTAACCACCACATATGAAAGTCCATCATGCAAGAAATGATATTCCCCTATTTCACGTGCAAACTGATAGAACATAGGGTGTGTCACTATGATATAGTCTACTTGAGGAAGCCCATGCAAATTCTGATTTTGTATTTCGCCTTCAAAGACTGGCTTATGGAATTGTGTTCCATCAAAAGCCAAGAAAGTTTTTAAAGAATCGTTTTGAACTCGAAAAGAAAAAACACCATTCACCCACTGACCTTTGACTTCCATTGGGAAAAGAGGATTGGATATATCCCAGACTTGTATTGATTGCGAAGACCCAATACGGTATTCAACAACATTACCCACCCCTACCAAATCTGGATTTCGAAATACCATTTGTGTTCCACTCATAATTAATTTTCGCCAAGTAAAAATTTCAATATAGTCCAACCATGCTTGAGCCTGCTGATTACCATTGTTCTGGAATTGAACTTGAACAGTTACGTTAGAACCCAAAGGCATAAAATTTAAAACAGCCATGTTAGTCTTAGCGTAATCTGTAGTGTAGTCACCCACTGGAGAAAAAGCTATAGTAGACTGGTATGACCCGACAGAAACCTTTACTTGTGAAGTAATATTTGAACGTGCTGCCATCGCAACTTTAACCATCGCCATCGAATCCAAACAAATGTTCGGAAAAGAAAAAACAAAATTTTTAGAAAAATTAGGATATTCAAAAATATCGCCATACCAATTTTTCCCGCTTTTGATCAAGTTATACTGGTTTTTTTCATATAAGGTAAAATCGTAAAAAGTTTCAGCAATTTTATTAGCGGGCAAGTTCATTTCATCTAGTATCTGTATTCTTTTACCCACTCCCTTGTCAAAATTCAGATAAAAATACGCTTTGGTAGTATAAAGATTTGTTTCATGATTAAAACTCCTTGCTCCATTGTATTTCCAATAAGACAAGCCTTCACTAAAAAATAAGATGTAATCACCTGGATCAAACTTTCCATCTTCTTCACCATAAACATAAATAGGATTTTCGTATAAATCATCAATCCAAGGTTCACCAACTCTCTCAGGTAACATCCGAGAACCATTTCCGTAAATACGTATATTTTTTGGATTGATGGTAGTAGGATTTATTCCCCACGACACAAGATCTTGGTAAGTAATGCGATGTATGCCACCGTCTGTTGTGCTTATTTTATACCATTTTCCACTCGATAATACACTTTGCGTTGCATAAACTTTTGTTTTAACCGTCAACTCAGAAGGCATTTGATTGCTTTTGTATACTTGCAAGTGATATTTTTCAAGTTTCTCTATTTTACCATCAGGAGTCTTTCTGAAAGGGAAAATATATACATAAACCCAAGGTTTCTTTTGGATCATAAGTCGTTGCTCCAATAAGGCAAACGTATCTTGTAAAGACTGAAAAGTTTGTTCTGAAATTTGATCGACGATGGTGGTTTCTAAAACTTCCAGACGATACGTTAAAACTTGAGCAATATGATCGATGGATATTTTCTCCAAATAAGGTACAATGTCAGTGGTAACATAGTTTTGCCCCCTGATTAATAAGAAGATGAAACATGAAAAAAAGCAAAAATATTTTCTCACCAAGTTTTTTTTGGGAAAACGAGTATTAAGGAGCAATTATTTTGTGGTAGTTTGTTTCATTCTAAAAACCATTACGTTGTCAGAAGATTCAGCAGCATAATATTCGAAGTTCATTTCTTTAAAATCCTTCACCCCTTCCAATTTGTCTATTTTATTCTTCACTAAATAGCTAACCATATAACCACGTGCTTTTTTAGCATTTACTGGAACAATTTTCCACTTACTATTACGCCATTCGAGAAAATTTATAGTTATAATTTTCACATTTGGTGGACAATGGGGAATTACAGCTTGAGCAAATTCCGTTGACGCAAGATTGAGAATCAATGGTTCACTATGAGATTTTAGCTCTTCTTCAAGTCTTTTCATCAATTTATCACCCCAAAATTCATAAAGAGTTTTAAATTTTTGCTGAGGAATAGGTGCATGCATCTCTAGTCGATAAGGCAACACTGTATCTTTTGGTCTTAGTAGTCCATAAAAACCACTTAAGATTCTTACGTGTTCCTGTGCAAAGTTCCATTCCTCTTCCTTCCACTCATCAGTATTCATGGCCAAATAAGTTGTACCATGGTATAATTCCAATGCCCAACATCCATTTTGTAGCTTTGTTGG
It encodes:
- the porU gene encoding type IX secretion system sortase PorU — protein: MRKYFCFFSCFIFLLIRGQNYVTTDIVPYLEKISIDHIAQVLTYRLEVLETTIVDQISEQTFQSLQDTFALLEQRLMIQKKPWVYVYIFPFRKTPDGKIEKLEKYHLQVYKSNQMPSELTVKTKVYATQSVLSSGKWYKISTTDGGIHRITYQDLVSWGINPTTINPKNIRIYGNGSRMLPERVGEPWIDDLYENPIYVYGEEDGKFDPGDYILFFSEGLSYWKYNGARSFNHETNLYTTKAYFYLNFDKGVGKRIQILDEMNLPANKIAETFYDFTLYEKNQYNLIKSGKNWYGDIFEYPNFSKNFVFSFPNICLDSMAMVKVAMAARSNITSQVKVSVGSYQSTIAFSPVGDYTTDYAKTNMAVLNFMPLGSNVTVQVQFQNNGNQQAQAWLDYIEIFTWRKLIMSGTQMVFRNPDLVGVGNVVEYRIGSSQSIQVWDISNPLFPMEVKGQWVNGVFSFRVQNDSLKTFLAFDGTQFHKPVFEGEIQNQNLHGLPQVDYIIVTHPMFYQFAREIGEYHFLHDGLSYVVVTPQQIYEEFSSGKQDISAIRNFIKMFYDRAQNADELPKYLLLFGDASYDYLDITSGNTNFVPTFQTQNSLSPTSSYLTDDFFGLLDDGEGQDALGSLDIGIGRFPVKTVDEAKAMVDKTKRYLLREKLPSTNGNCTTAGCPVSNFAEWKNWVTFVCDDGDGNLHFNQSERLARYVDTTYHVFNLEKIYLPAYPQISTSGGERAPEMNEAIRQRVEKGALIVNYTGHGGEVGWALERILDVPTIQNFGNRCNLPLFVTATCEFSRFDDPQRTSAGEYLFLNPNGGAVALFTTTRLAFSSFNEALNKSFFKKAFQFQQGSYPALGEIMMFCKNDNGSSSPLKNFTLLGDPAAKLAIPTNRVVVTKINGKDTLTFNDTIKALSKVSIEGKIVDAQWQNLSDFNGILYVTVFDKPSTYVTQSTEPGDYPAPFTLQKNLLYKGRVEVDSGEFKLDFFVPRDIQYQFGSGRMSFYADDGQYREAVGWFENFIIGGSNDTIIADNEGPSIELYLNDTLFREGGITDENPVLLVHLFDEHGINTTGNGIGHDLVAYLDGNRSEPIVLNDYFEADLNTYKSGIVRYPLHGLSFGWHTITVKAWDNLNISSEKQISFQVTSQNKLLISTLSNYPNPMNDHTTFVFEHNLTCCTFSAMLRIFDMYGRQVKVFSGSFPVHGYRTVFWNWDGTSDYGEVLPSGLYLYNLTLENEDMRASRSGKLVIIK
- a CDS encoding YaaA family protein is translated as MIFLISSSKRLRKNCLRKGEGTLPFFLEEIKTLHSIIKGFHFMQLKTMLKVNPRMAERIQKIYYAWNPTKLQNGCWALELYHGTTYLAMNTDEWKEEEWNFAQEHVRILSGFYGLLRPKDTVLPYRLEMHAPIPQQKFKTLYEFWGDKLMKRLEEELKSHSEPLILNLASTEFAQAVIPHCPPNVKIITINFLEWRNSKWKIVPVNAKKARGYMVSYLVKNKIDKLEGVKDFKEMNFEYYAAESSDNVMVFRMKQTTTK